The following are encoded together in the Vibrio splendidus genome:
- a CDS encoding DUF3379 domain-containing protein, which translates to MDDLEFRRRVLSEPKQRTQDIIDAAANSEANSNFLDDVLSLDKQIHSAMNVDVPDDLADRILFNQTSSEESKVVRPTFARRAMAMAASVAFVAGLLVGQVNWGNAFVSPAQASLADTAMKHVVDEKSFVSALDENVTSQQINAKMNPFAFQFDEAFPYHVYYLNHCGFGKSNAMHMVFQGEKGKVTLFLTGIPTDKSIDFDEKGMSGSVTPIDGSSLILVGEDGEDVSKIAEKLTKMIKPMS; encoded by the coding sequence ATGGATGATTTGGAATTTCGTCGTCGTGTATTGTCGGAACCTAAGCAACGTACACAAGATATTATTGATGCAGCAGCAAACAGCGAAGCCAATAGTAACTTTCTAGACGATGTACTATCACTTGATAAACAGATCCATTCAGCAATGAATGTGGATGTGCCAGACGATCTTGCTGATCGTATACTGTTCAATCAGACCTCAAGCGAAGAAAGCAAAGTAGTAAGACCTACGTTTGCTCGTCGAGCGATGGCAATGGCTGCCTCGGTGGCGTTTGTTGCTGGTTTATTGGTTGGCCAAGTTAACTGGGGCAATGCATTCGTTTCACCCGCGCAAGCAAGTTTGGCAGATACGGCAATGAAACATGTTGTCGATGAAAAGAGCTTTGTGAGTGCGCTTGATGAGAATGTTACTTCACAACAAATCAATGCCAAGATGAATCCGTTTGCATTTCAATTTGATGAAGCCTTCCCTTACCACGTCTATTACCTGAACCATTGTGGCTTTGGCAAGTCCAACGCAATGCACATGGTTTTCCAAGGCGAAAAAGGCAAGGTCACTCTGTTTTTAACTGGAATTCCGACTGACAAGTCTATCGACTTTGATGAAAAAGGCATGTCAGGCTCAGTAACACCGATCGATGGCAGCAGTTTGATCCTCGTAGGCGAAGATGGCGAGGATGTCTCTAAAATCGCCGAAAAGCTGACAAAAATGATCAAACCAATGAGCTAA
- a CDS encoding MlaA family lipoprotein translates to MSVSVLRLSSLLFIASLTVGCSSAPDESTNDNNLETSEYVEESHPNDPFEGFNRAMWDINYEYLDPYLVRPVSLAYVGYTPVPVRSGISNFLANLDEPASMVNNIFMGNGEKALDHFNRFWINSTFGLLGLIDIASEAGITKYDDKSFSDAIGHYGVGNGPYFMVPGYGPITTREVTEQVDSLYVPLALLNFWASLGKWAFEGMETRAQLVSQEALLDDSPDPYALTREVYIQRRDFKAEIEPEEVDLEEEDFIDGYLEDY, encoded by the coding sequence ATGTCTGTCAGTGTTTTAAGACTCTCGAGTTTACTTTTTATCGCAAGCTTAACGGTGGGCTGTTCTAGCGCGCCAGATGAAAGCACGAACGATAATAACCTCGAAACCTCTGAATACGTCGAAGAATCCCACCCGAATGACCCTTTCGAAGGGTTCAACCGAGCGATGTGGGATATCAACTACGAATATCTTGATCCTTATTTAGTTCGTCCTGTTTCACTCGCTTATGTTGGCTATACCCCTGTTCCAGTTCGTTCTGGTATCTCAAATTTTTTAGCCAACTTAGACGAACCTGCGAGCATGGTGAACAACATATTCATGGGTAATGGCGAGAAAGCACTCGACCATTTCAACCGTTTTTGGATTAACTCAACTTTTGGTTTGTTGGGCCTAATCGATATTGCCAGTGAAGCGGGTATCACCAAATATGACGACAAGTCGTTTTCTGATGCGATTGGTCATTATGGGGTAGGGAATGGGCCGTACTTTATGGTGCCGGGTTATGGTCCTATTACGACTCGTGAAGTGACGGAGCAAGTGGATAGTTTATATGTGCCTTTAGCTCTGTTGAACTTCTGGGCGAGCCTAGGAAAGTGGGCATTTGAAGGTATGGAAACTCGTGCTCAATTAGTTTCTCAAGAAGCTCTGTTGGATGACTCGCCAGATCCATATGCTCTGACTCGTGAAGTTTACATTCAGCGTCGTGACTTTAAAGCCGAAATCGAACCGGAAGAAGTCGATCTTGAAGAAGAAGATTTCATTGACGGATACTTAGAAGATTACTAG
- a CDS encoding outer membrane protein transport protein: MTTNNTRLFKKSLLAVTITLASSQAMAAGFQLNAQSATGIGRAFAGDAVIADNASVMARNPAAMALFDKTELSLGFESITSMIEVSDVNYVGGAVPVGDTDDVGDTSIAPNIHLIVPVNDKFAWGVNAYSNFGTKTEFDDSYPAAEYGGLTDVKSINFGLAGSYRLNNQWSFGAGLDLIYGQGTMKRTSGVGMQAGNVPLGTPLLNVDEADGWAVGFNVGTVYELDENNRFGLSYRYSPEITAKDDKGQDITLPLPDIAEFSGYHKIEDTKFAVHYSVQWIGWGDFDQIEFENLTQGAIQGTYNKEYQWQDGWHYAIGGTYYLNDTWTLRTGYMYDTSAQDELTSISVPDSDRQWLSAGFTYHIDTASNVDFGFTYLLGDDVDVKETSSGTPLTATTHADAILLGLQYSRSF; encoded by the coding sequence ATGACTACCAACAACACGCGTCTGTTTAAAAAGTCTCTTTTAGCAGTAACAATCACACTGGCGTCTTCGCAAGCGATGGCAGCAGGTTTCCAACTTAACGCACAATCAGCAACCGGCATCGGCCGTGCATTCGCTGGTGATGCAGTAATCGCAGATAACGCGTCAGTAATGGCACGTAACCCTGCAGCAATGGCACTATTTGACAAAACTGAGCTATCTCTTGGTTTTGAAAGCATTACTTCAATGATTGAAGTAAGCGACGTTAATTACGTTGGTGGTGCAGTTCCAGTAGGCGATACAGATGATGTAGGTGATACGTCAATCGCTCCGAACATCCACCTTATCGTTCCAGTAAATGATAAGTTTGCTTGGGGTGTGAATGCTTACTCAAACTTCGGTACTAAAACAGAGTTTGATGACAGCTACCCTGCGGCTGAATACGGCGGCTTAACGGATGTTAAAAGTATTAACTTCGGTCTAGCTGGTTCATACCGACTAAATAACCAATGGAGCTTCGGTGCTGGCTTAGACCTTATCTATGGTCAAGGTACAATGAAACGTACCTCTGGTGTAGGCATGCAAGCAGGTAACGTACCTCTAGGAACTCCTTTATTAAACGTAGACGAAGCTGACGGCTGGGCTGTAGGCTTTAACGTTGGTACGGTTTATGAATTAGATGAAAACAACCGTTTTGGTTTATCTTACCGCTACAGCCCAGAAATCACAGCTAAAGACGATAAAGGCCAAGATATCACTCTTCCTCTACCGGACATTGCTGAATTCTCTGGTTACCACAAAATTGAAGATACCAAATTTGCAGTCCACTATTCAGTACAATGGATCGGCTGGGGTGACTTCGACCAAATCGAATTCGAAAACTTAACTCAAGGCGCTATCCAAGGTACATACAATAAAGAGTACCAATGGCAAGATGGCTGGCACTATGCAATTGGTGGTACATACTACCTAAACGATACTTGGACACTTCGTACTGGTTACATGTACGACACAAGTGCACAAGACGAGCTGACTTCAATTTCTGTACCTGATTCTGATCGTCAGTGGTTATCTGCTGGTTTTACTTACCACATCGATACAGCATCTAATGTAGACTTTGGCTTTACATACCTACTAGGTGATGACGTAGATGTTAAGGAAACCTCTTCAGGAACTCCGCTTACAGCAACTACACATGCTGATGCAATCCTACTAGGTCTGCAGTACAGCCGTAGCTTCTAA
- a CDS encoding sigma-70 family RNA polymerase sigma factor encodes MFGKKTAKRPVNSDMDKQRKYEALVRAYHRDLFRYAYWLCKDKSIAEDLVQETCLRAWKSLDSLQDEKAAKSWLITILRRENARRFERKQFDLVDIDDHGNDASVSDDPHHQHLWLQAQIMKLEIDYREPLFLQVIGGFSGDEIADILDLNKNTVMTRLFRARNQLKEMLDTEEAERGQHNG; translated from the coding sequence ATGTTTGGAAAGAAAACAGCCAAGCGTCCGGTCAACTCTGATATGGACAAACAAAGAAAGTACGAAGCACTCGTTCGTGCCTATCATCGTGACCTCTTTCGCTACGCCTATTGGCTATGTAAAGACAAAAGCATTGCCGAAGATTTAGTACAAGAGACTTGCCTTCGTGCATGGAAGTCACTCGATAGCTTACAAGATGAAAAAGCCGCTAAATCTTGGCTGATCACCATCTTGCGACGCGAGAACGCTCGACGTTTTGAACGCAAACAGTTTGATCTGGTTGATATCGACGATCATGGTAACGATGCAAGTGTCAGCGATGACCCACATCATCAACACCTGTGGTTGCAAGCTCAGATCATGAAACTTGAAATCGATTACCGTGAACCCCTCTTCTTACAAGTGATTGGTGGTTTTAGTGGTGATGAGATCGCGGATATTCTCGACCTCAACAAAAACACGGTGATGACACGTTTATTCAGAGCTCGAAATCAGTTGAAAGAGATGCTGGATACAGAAGAGGCAGAGAGGGGGCAACATAATGGATGA
- a CDS encoding outer membrane protein transport protein, with protein MKMNKTLLSAAVAVGLLSTSTVTHAAGFQLAEYSATGLGRAYAGEAAMADGADAQWRNPAMLTYLEGTQVSVGGIYVNPNIDVKGEVNHAHPAIGTSQASSNDFADDAIIPNLYISHRYNEKFAVGFAFGTNYGMETNLGDDFNASHFGNEASVITKEANLNFAYQIVEQVSIGGGIRYVMGEGSFGATAPAKNAVALDSNKMPISVPAGTTLKYMEGDDTAWGWQVGTAWQINEDHRIGFAYKSEVELKLEGHAEGIGFGMTPGQRDNGHMILALPATAELASFHQLTKALAVHASFNWTDWSSFEKLQAELNTYGSHTVKVENWEDNYRLALGATYQVDPKLALRTGVAYDTSAVSDKNRTITIPETDRTWLSVGAGYQWSEQLSLDAGFTYIIAKDAPITESRGYASDDAAEAVGGQFIGTTTGNVWLVGIQANYRF; from the coding sequence ATGAAAATGAATAAGACTCTTCTATCTGCTGCAGTGGCAGTTGGATTACTTTCGACTTCTACCGTAACTCACGCGGCTGGTTTTCAACTAGCAGAATACTCAGCAACAGGCCTTGGCCGTGCGTATGCTGGTGAAGCAGCAATGGCAGACGGTGCAGATGCACAATGGCGTAACCCTGCAATGCTGACTTACCTAGAAGGTACTCAAGTTTCTGTTGGTGGTATCTACGTTAACCCTAACATTGATGTTAAAGGTGAAGTAAACCACGCTCACCCTGCTATAGGTACAAGCCAAGCATCTTCAAACGATTTCGCAGATGACGCTATTATCCCGAATCTTTACATTTCTCACCGTTATAATGAAAAGTTCGCTGTCGGTTTTGCATTTGGCACAAACTACGGCATGGAAACTAATCTAGGAGATGACTTCAATGCTTCTCATTTCGGTAACGAAGCAAGCGTAATCACTAAAGAAGCTAACCTAAACTTTGCTTACCAAATTGTTGAGCAAGTTAGCATTGGTGGTGGCATTCGTTACGTTATGGGTGAAGGTAGCTTTGGCGCAACAGCACCAGCAAAAAACGCAGTCGCACTAGACTCAAATAAAATGCCAATCTCCGTTCCTGCTGGTACTACATTGAAATATATGGAAGGCGATGATACAGCTTGGGGTTGGCAAGTAGGTACAGCGTGGCAGATCAACGAAGACCACCGCATCGGTTTTGCTTACAAATCTGAGGTTGAACTGAAATTAGAAGGTCACGCAGAAGGCATTGGCTTTGGCATGACACCAGGTCAACGTGACAACGGCCATATGATATTAGCACTTCCTGCAACAGCAGAACTTGCAAGTTTCCATCAACTAACAAAAGCATTGGCAGTTCACGCTAGTTTCAACTGGACTGATTGGAGCTCTTTCGAGAAGCTTCAAGCAGAACTGAACACATATGGCAGCCATACAGTTAAAGTTGAAAACTGGGAAGATAACTACCGCCTTGCTTTAGGTGCAACTTACCAAGTTGACCCAAAACTAGCACTACGTACTGGTGTAGCTTACGATACTTCTGCAGTTAGCGACAAAAACCGTACTATCACTATTCCAGAAACTGATCGCACATGGTTAAGTGTTGGTGCTGGTTACCAATGGTCTGAACAGCTTTCATTGGATGCTGGCTTTACTTACATCATTGCTAAAGATGCTCCAATCACAGAATCTCGTGGTTACGCATCTGACGATGCAGCCGAAGCTGTTGGCGGTCAATTTATCGGCACAACGACTGGTAATGTTTGGCTAGTAGGTATCCAAGCTAACTACCGTTTCTAA
- the ccmI gene encoding c-type cytochrome biogenesis protein CcmI, with the protein MTLFWISTIVLSLAAVLLIVLPFLNKKENNDDVLRDELNKAFYKDRLVELEVEAEEGLVDNQQELIADLKQSLLDDVPTQEKIKRTQISTLGVVVPSVILVLVVTYGMYFQFGALDKVQHWQEVSSNLPELSKKLMSSEGGTLTDDELEDLTLALRTRLHYQPKDSTGWLLLGRIALANRDAETAKDSMERAYKLEPKNEDVQLGFAQALMLSPDEADQNQARLILSRLIQNDYVDLRVFSLLAFDSFERQDYPGAVKYWSIMQQMIGPQDSRYEMLSRSIESAQKKMGDTMGVDQGKSVAVTLELSGDVNADPKSVLVVSVHRADGSPMPVAAARYPLGSFPRTVVLDDGNSMMEGSKLSSLETLMVRARLDTDGNVSTRDGDWYGESEVVELGAPVTININKQY; encoded by the coding sequence ATGACTCTATTTTGGATTTCTACAATTGTCCTTTCGCTAGCCGCAGTTTTATTGATTGTTCTGCCTTTTTTGAACAAGAAGGAAAACAACGATGACGTGCTTCGCGATGAGTTGAATAAAGCCTTCTATAAAGATCGCTTAGTTGAATTAGAGGTAGAAGCTGAAGAAGGCCTTGTTGATAACCAGCAAGAACTGATCGCTGACTTAAAACAGTCGCTACTTGATGACGTTCCAACGCAAGAAAAAATCAAGAGAACACAAATATCTACGCTGGGTGTCGTTGTACCGTCAGTGATCCTGGTTCTGGTTGTGACTTATGGTATGTACTTTCAGTTTGGTGCATTAGATAAGGTTCAACACTGGCAAGAAGTGAGTTCAAACCTTCCTGAGTTGTCTAAAAAGTTAATGTCATCAGAAGGTGGAACGCTTACCGATGATGAACTTGAAGATTTGACTCTAGCGCTTCGTACTCGTCTTCACTATCAACCAAAAGATTCAACTGGTTGGTTACTGCTTGGTCGTATTGCATTAGCAAACCGTGACGCAGAAACAGCGAAAGATTCTATGGAAAGAGCTTACAAACTTGAGCCTAAGAATGAAGATGTTCAGCTAGGTTTTGCTCAAGCACTGATGCTTTCACCTGATGAAGCCGATCAAAACCAAGCGCGTTTGATTTTGAGCCGTTTGATCCAAAACGATTATGTCGACCTTCGAGTGTTCTCACTGCTAGCGTTTGATTCTTTTGAACGTCAAGATTACCCGGGTGCTGTGAAGTACTGGAGCATCATGCAACAGATGATTGGTCCACAAGACAGTCGCTACGAGATGTTGTCACGCAGTATTGAAAGTGCTCAGAAGAAAATGGGCGACACCATGGGTGTTGACCAAGGTAAGAGCGTTGCAGTAACGCTTGAGCTGTCTGGCGACGTGAACGCTGATCCTAAGTCTGTGTTGGTTGTTTCGGTACATAGAGCTGATGGTTCGCCAATGCCGGTCGCTGCAGCCCGTTACCCATTGGGTTCTTTCCCTCGCACTGTTGTTCTCGATGATGGTAACAGCATGATGGAAGGCTCTAAGTTGTCTAGCCTTGAAACTCTGATGGTTAGAGCTAGGCTTGATACAGATGGTAACGTTTCAACTCGCGATGGTGATTGGTACGGTGAAAGTGAAGTGGTTGAACTGGGTGCTCCAGTGACCATTAATATCAATAAGCAATATTAA